Proteins encoded in a region of the Gammaproteobacteria bacterium genome:
- a CDS encoding GDP-L-fucose synthase yields the protein MMNQGASIYVAGHRGLVGSAIVRQLKSLGYTHIICQTHDELDLTNQLAVKEFFEVEKPEYVFLAAAKVGGIYANNAYPAEFIYKNLMIEANVIDAAYQNGVKGLLFLGSSCIYPRAVEQPMREDALLTDVLEPTNEPYAIAKIAGIKLCESYNRQYGTDFRSVMPTNLYGLNDNFNLKNSHVIPALMRKFHEAKISSDNNVEVWGSGNARREFLYVDDMADACIHVLTMDQAQYAEQTEPMLSHINVGTGTDVTIRELAELVKTVTGFEGEIVFDRSKPDGTLRKLMDTSRLTSLGWQPKVSLKNGLEKTYMWFQSLESSDVRS from the coding sequence ATGATGAATCAAGGCGCATCTATTTATGTGGCGGGGCATCGTGGTTTGGTTGGTTCGGCGATTGTTCGCCAACTGAAATCATTGGGTTACACTCATATCATTTGTCAAACCCATGATGAACTGGATTTGACTAATCAGCTTGCTGTTAAGGAGTTTTTTGAAGTAGAAAAGCCTGAATATGTTTTTCTTGCTGCGGCTAAGGTGGGGGGGATTTATGCCAATAATGCTTACCCTGCTGAGTTTATCTACAAAAACCTGATGATTGAAGCGAATGTGATTGATGCTGCATATCAAAATGGTGTCAAGGGTTTGCTGTTTTTGGGGAGCTCCTGTATTTACCCGCGAGCGGTAGAGCAGCCCATGCGGGAAGATGCACTTTTAACGGACGTTTTAGAGCCTACGAATGAGCCCTATGCCATTGCCAAGATTGCAGGGATTAAGTTGTGTGAATCTTATAATCGGCAGTATGGCACTGATTTTCGTAGTGTGATGCCGACCAATTTGTATGGGCTGAATGATAATTTCAATTTGAAAAACAGTCATGTAATTCCAGCATTGATGCGCAAGTTTCATGAAGCAAAAATTTCCAGTGATAATAATGTTGAAGTATGGGGCAGCGGAAATGCACGGCGGGAATTTCTGTATGTCGATGATATGGCCGATGCTTGTATTCATGTATTGACGATGGATCAAGCCCAGTATGCAGAGCAGACTGAGCCGATGTTGTCCCATATCAATGTCGGTACCGGTACGGATGTCACCATTCGTGAATTGGCAGAGCTAGTAAAAACCGTGACGGGTTTCGAAGGCGAGATTGTTTTTGATCGCAGCAAGCCAGATGGCACGCTACGAAAGCTGATGGATACGAGTAGACTCACTTCGTTAGGCTGGCAGCCTAAAGTCAGTTTGAAAAATGGCCTAGAAAAAACCTATATGTGGTTTCAGTCACTTGAAAGTAGTGATGTTCGATCTTGA
- a CDS encoding WecB/TagA/CpsF family glycosyltransferase yields the protein MSENILSYPVVISDKSACVSQIFDWLEYDELAKYFVCTNPHSIQVAETDSLFKEALQQADLATPDGVGIVIASKIFGGGIKDRVTGSDVFLGLSEVLNKKGTGSYFFLGSTESVLEQIREKIAVEYPRIKVVGTYSPPFKSVFSDDDNQKMIEAINSVSPDVLWVGMTAPKQEKWIYQHRGQLNVKFIGAVGAVFDFYTGNVKRSHPFFLKMGLEWLPRLLQEPRRLWQRNFISNPMFMMRVIRKKFLG from the coding sequence GTGAGTGAGAATATTTTAAGTTATCCCGTTGTTATTAGTGATAAGTCGGCATGTGTGAGCCAGATTTTTGATTGGTTAGAATATGACGAATTAGCTAAATATTTTGTATGTACTAACCCCCACTCTATACAAGTGGCTGAGACGGATTCTTTATTTAAAGAAGCACTGCAACAGGCAGATTTAGCAACACCTGATGGAGTCGGCATTGTAATCGCCTCAAAAATTTTCGGGGGCGGAATTAAGGATCGTGTGACGGGTAGTGATGTTTTCCTGGGTTTGAGTGAAGTGCTTAACAAAAAAGGAACGGGTAGTTATTTTTTTCTTGGCTCGACTGAATCTGTTTTAGAGCAAATTCGAGAAAAAATAGCAGTTGAGTATCCGAGGATTAAAGTTGTGGGTACTTATTCACCGCCATTTAAATCTGTGTTCAGTGATGATGATAATCAAAAGATGATCGAAGCGATTAACTCAGTAAGCCCTGATGTGCTCTGGGTGGGAATGACTGCGCCTAAACAGGAGAAGTGGATTTATCAGCACAGAGGTCAATTGAATGTTAAATTTATTGGAGCTGTTGGTGCGGTATTTGATTTTTATACGGGAAATGTGAAGAGATCCCATCCATTTTTTTTGAAAATGGGGCTGGAGTGGTTGCCACGATTGCTTCAGGAGCCAAGACGGCTTTGGCAACGTAATTTCATATCGAACCCTATGTTTATGATGAGGGTCATTCGAAAGAAATTTTTGGGTTAG
- a CDS encoding glycosyltransferase family 4 protein: MKICLVHNAYGKFSGEEAMVRDTRSVLIEHDHEVVSFERTSEEIAEMRLGSVRAFLSGIYNPASRKQFRKLLASEQPDIIHIHNLFPLISPSILPEAKVAGIPVVMTVHNYRLICPNGLHYQNGKVCEQCVSGHEYKCVINNCERNIAKSLGYAARNMWARINRYYLDNVSHYACLTKFQREKLIRAGFPQEKISVVPNMVQMAEASCEESSAEYVGFVGRLSPEKGISTLIDAAQRCPAIPFVAAGAHHRMPGLADMAPKNFSLLGHCEKGELVGFYKQARVIVLPSVWWETFGLVVVEAMLHGKPVICSKIGGLSEIVEDGVTGLLVEPGDPKDLAEKVQHLWDRPELCRQMGMAGREKALREYSPEKYYDRLMGVYKKAIESCSV; this comes from the coding sequence ATGAAGATTTGTTTGGTTCATAACGCATACGGGAAGTTCAGCGGTGAAGAAGCGATGGTGCGGGATACTCGGTCGGTGCTCATTGAGCATGATCATGAAGTTGTCTCTTTTGAGCGGACAAGTGAAGAAATTGCTGAGATGCGTTTGGGTTCAGTGCGAGCGTTTTTAAGTGGGATTTATAATCCTGCTTCAAGAAAACAGTTTCGTAAACTACTTGCAAGCGAACAACCGGATATCATCCATATACATAACCTTTTTCCTTTGATTTCACCATCCATTTTGCCAGAAGCAAAAGTAGCGGGCATTCCCGTAGTAATGACGGTTCATAATTATCGTCTTATCTGCCCCAATGGGCTGCACTACCAGAACGGGAAGGTTTGCGAGCAGTGTGTAAGTGGTCATGAATACAAGTGCGTGATTAATAACTGCGAGAGAAATATTGCTAAGAGCTTGGGTTATGCAGCACGAAATATGTGGGCGCGTATAAATCGCTATTATCTTGATAATGTGAGCCACTATGCTTGTTTGACCAAGTTTCAAAGAGAGAAACTTATTAGAGCAGGTTTTCCACAAGAAAAAATATCAGTTGTACCTAACATGGTTCAAATGGCTGAAGCATCTTGCGAAGAGTCAAGTGCTGAGTATGTAGGTTTTGTTGGGCGGCTGAGTCCTGAGAAAGGAATCTCCACATTGATAGATGCGGCGCAGCGTTGTCCTGCAATTCCTTTTGTAGCCGCAGGCGCACACCATAGAATGCCAGGGTTAGCCGATATGGCCCCAAAAAATTTCAGTCTTCTTGGGCATTGTGAAAAAGGAGAATTGGTTGGATTTTATAAACAAGCAAGGGTCATTGTATTGCCTAGTGTATGGTGGGAAACGTTTGGGCTTGTCGTAGTTGAGGCTATGCTTCATGGTAAACCAGTTATCTGTTCTAAAATTGGCGGGCTTTCCGAAATTGTAGAAGATGGCGTGACCGGCTTGCTAGTGGAACCAGGTGATCCTAAAGACCTTGCGGAGAAGGTTCAGCACCTTTGGGATCGCCCTGAGTTGTGTCGCCAGATGGGAATGGCTGGAAGAGAAAAGGCTCTGCGGGAATACTCTCCCGAAAAATATTACGATCGTTTGATGGGTGTATATAAAAAGGCAATAGAATCATGCAGTGTTTAG
- a CDS encoding IS1 family transposase: protein MDCPKCKSNNKTKDGIVKQKQRYKCKECGFRFTVATGSSAKPLYLKKLALQLYLEGSGFRSIGRILNVSNVSVLNWIRSFGEQVTSLQSSESVVFTEIDEMHTYVGQKKTINGYGLLLIDMGKSSSTSLLVIEAHRQEKSYGARSKRNLPEK from the coding sequence ATGGATTGCCCTAAATGCAAGTCAAATAACAAGACCAAAGATGGCATTGTAAAACAGAAACAACGCTACAAGTGCAAGGAGTGTGGATTTCGATTTACTGTTGCCACGGGTTCATCAGCAAAACCACTTTACTTGAAGAAATTGGCTCTCCAGTTATATCTGGAGGGGTCAGGCTTTCGTTCTATTGGTCGAATCCTGAATGTGAGTAATGTCAGTGTATTAAATTGGATTCGAAGCTTTGGCGAACAAGTTACCAGTCTTCAAAGTTCTGAGTCCGTAGTATTTACCGAGATTGATGAGATGCATACCTATGTTGGTCAAAAAAAAACTATAAATGGATATGGATTGCTGTTGATAGATATGGGAAAAAGTTCATCGACTTCATTGTTGGTGATCGAAGCACACAGACAGGAGAAGAGCTATGGAGCAAGATCAAAGAGAAACTTGCCGGAAAAATAG
- the gmd gene encoding GDP-mannose 4,6-dehydratase, with the protein MKKVALITGVTGQDGAYLAEFLLDKGYEVHGLKRRASSFNTDRINHLYQDPHEGDTSFFLHYGDLTDATNLIRIVQEVQPDEIYNLGAMSHVAVSFDSPEYTANADGLGTLRILEAIRILGLEKKTRFYQASTSELYGEVQEIPQKETTPFHPRSPYGVAKLYAYWITVNYRESYGMHASNGILFNHESPLRGETFVTRKITRALARIHLGLQKCLYLGNMDAKRDWGHARDYIEMQWMMLQQDEPDDYCIATGVQYSVREFVEVALKHLERSIRWEGEGLDEKGFDVESGECIVAVDPRYFRPAEVETLLGDPTKAKEKLGWTPKITFEELVKDMMEADLMSAQRFDVVKKAGHDVYAHHE; encoded by the coding sequence GTGAAAAAAGTTGCCTTAATTACAGGAGTCACAGGTCAGGATGGGGCTTATCTGGCTGAATTTTTATTGGACAAAGGGTATGAAGTTCATGGCTTAAAGAGGCGTGCTTCTTCTTTTAATACCGATCGTATAAATCACTTGTATCAAGACCCGCATGAGGGTGATACCAGTTTTTTCTTGCATTATGGTGATTTAACCGATGCGACTAATCTTATCCGTATTGTGCAGGAAGTGCAGCCGGATGAGATCTATAATCTAGGCGCGATGAGTCATGTCGCGGTTTCGTTTGATTCACCGGAATATACAGCGAATGCGGATGGCTTGGGAACGTTACGAATTCTTGAGGCGATTCGGATTTTAGGCTTGGAGAAGAAAACCCGTTTTTACCAGGCTTCAACTTCAGAGCTTTATGGTGAAGTTCAAGAAATTCCGCAGAAAGAAACCACACCATTTCATCCACGCTCTCCTTATGGCGTTGCAAAACTATATGCTTACTGGATTACGGTCAATTACCGTGAATCTTACGGCATGCATGCTTCAAACGGTATTCTGTTTAACCATGAGTCGCCACTGCGTGGTGAAACCTTTGTTACACGTAAAATTACACGGGCTTTGGCACGTATTCATCTTGGCCTACAGAAATGTTTGTATCTCGGCAATATGGATGCCAAACGTGATTGGGGTCATGCGCGGGACTACATTGAAATGCAATGGATGATGCTACAACAAGATGAGCCTGATGATTATTGTATTGCCACGGGTGTGCAATATTCTGTGCGTGAGTTTGTTGAAGTGGCACTAAAACATTTGGAGCGCTCGATTCGCTGGGAAGGAGAGGGGCTTGATGAAAAAGGCTTTGACGTTGAAAGCGGTGAGTGCATTGTTGCGGTTGATCCACGCTATTTTCGTCCTGCAGAAGTTGAAACTTTACTGGGTGATCCAACCAAGGCAAAAGAAAAACTGGGTTGGACTCCAAAAATTACTTTTGAAGAGTTGGTCAAAGATATGATGGAAGCTGATTTGATGTCGGCACAGCGCTTTGATGTCGTTAAAAAAGCGGGGCATGATGTCTATGCGCATCATGAGTAA